The Flexivirga aerilata sequence CTAGACTTAGGGGCCTCGACAACCATTCGGAGGTGCGATGAGTGACGACTTCCGCGTGGGCGACCACGTGCGGTGGAACTCCGAGGCCGGTGAGGTCAGCGGGGTGATCATCGAAAAGCACACACATGACACGGAATACAAGGGTCATCTGCGCCGCTGCAGCCCGGATAACCCACAGTATTCGATCCAGAGCGACAAGACCGATCACATCGCGATGCACAAGGGCAGCGCGTTGCACCGGATCGACTGACCCGCTCCGTATGACGTGAGCTGCTCACACATCTGGACGATCGGGCACTGGACTCAGCCGATCCCCGCCTTCCTCGCGACGCTGCGCCGGCACGACATCGACCTTGTCGCGGACGTGCGCGCCCAGGCGGGCTCGCGGCGCAGCCCACAGTTCGACAGCGACACCATGGCACAGTGGCTTGCCGATGCCGGCATCGGTTACCTACATCTGCCGACCCTCGGCGGACGACGGCCCCGCCAGGACGTCGACCCCGAAATCAACGCCGGCTGGCAGAACCCCAGCTTCAAGAACTACGCCGACTACACGCTGAGCGACGAATATGCCTCAGGCATAGCAGAACTCATCGACCTGGCGAGCACTCATCGGGTCGCGATCATGTGCGGCGAACCCATGCCGTGGCGTTGTCATCGGTCCCTGATCGCGAATACGCTCGCCGCCGCCGGCTGGACCGTGCACGACCTGATGCCCGACGGCTCGAGTCGTGACCACGAGCTCGGCGCCTGGGGTGCGACGCCGGTCGTCGGCGCGGACGGACGGATCACCTATCCGGCGTAGCCACGCTCAATCGACCACCGGCACGGTGAGCTTCGAGCCGAGCACGTGGAGCACATGATGTGAAGTGCGCGCAGTCTCGGACGTGCCGACCGGCTCGCCGGTGCCGAGGTTGCGAGCGACGATGGGGTGGGCGCCGCTGCTGACCTGAAGCCGGATCGCGTGTCCGGCGCGGAAGCAGTGCGCGGTGGGCGCCAGCGTCAACCGGATGGTTGCGGCGCCGTCCCCTTCGTCCAGCGGACTGCTCGGACAGCGCCGGATGAGGCCGTCGGTGATGTTCCGCGATCTACCTCGCGGCGACACGTCGCACAACCGAACGAAGTAGTCGACGTCCGCGAGGTCGGAGGCGATTCGCAACTCGACCTCGACGGTGCCGATGACCGTGTGATCGCTGGTCATGGGTGGGCTTGTCCAGATCAGCACATCGTCACGTTGCTCGCGTATGCGCTGGTCCTTCGCGGCTCCGTTGAACGAATTCAGGGTCCTGCCACCGCAATTGGGCGTCGGGTCCAGCGGGTTGTAGTCGTAGGTGGTCGTGGCATCGTGCGACGGTGGCTGCAACCGCAGCCTTTCGTCCCCGTGCAGGAACCACGTCTGACCCGCGAACGGTGGCGGCCACTGTGAGTACTCCCGACGTTCGCCAGAGCCCATCACTTGCACGGTGAAACACGTCTCCGGCTCGGGTGCTGGCTCCGAACCCAGTCTCGCCCGTGCGAAGTCGAGCCACTGCCTGATCGTCTCGGCAGCCAGCCCAGGGCTGCTGTGCTGCCAGGGTCCGACCGCCATCCGCACCGGGACTCCGGCTGCCTGCAACGCAACGACGTCCCGCAGCTGTGCCTCGAGGAAGAGGTCATACCAGCCGGAGGTCATCACCAGTGGGCGCATTCCCTCAAGCGCCGGGGTGAAATCCAACGGCCGCCACCACGGATCGTCGGCATCGGGGTGCGCCAACCAGTCCTGATAGCAGTCGATTTGGTGACCCACCAACTTGCGGTCAGCCCCGCCGATCGGCAGGACGGAAGCTGCCCGTCGGACGAGCGGCGCGGTGATCGTGAAGCCGCGCGCCAGCCGCAGCCAACGGTTGGTCTCCTGATGCTCGATGCCGTAGAGCCAGGTCAGCGCGGTGTCGAGACTGAACGCGCCGCGCGGATAGATCACTCCGTCATACATGCTGCGGGTGGTGACCGCCATGCAGTA is a genomic window containing:
- a CDS encoding DUF488 family protein, with the translated sequence MSCSHIWTIGHWTQPIPAFLATLRRHDIDLVADVRAQAGSRRSPQFDSDTMAQWLADAGIGYLHLPTLGGRRPRQDVDPEINAGWQNPSFKNYADYTLSDEYASGIAELIDLASTHRVAIMCGEPMPWRCHRSLIANTLAAAGWTVHDLMPDGSSRDHELGAWGATPVVGADGRITYPA
- a CDS encoding CocE/NonD family hydrolase encodes the protein MSWLRDRFASRLGLPAAENAIRTERDLRIPMRDGAVLLADRWYPVDDERAPLVICRTPYGRYPEPREAALFAERGMQMLVVSCRGTFGSEGTWAPFVDEAGDGRDTLGWIEQQPWFPGAAVLAGASYSGITQWAVASDAPEWVVGYCMAVTTRSMYDGVIYPRGAFSLDTALTWLYGIEHQETNRWLRLARGFTITAPLVRRAASVLPIGGADRKLVGHQIDCYQDWLAHPDADDPWWRPLDFTPALEGMRPLVMTSGWYDLFLEAQLRDVVALQAAGVPVRMAVGPWQHSSPGLAAETIRQWLDFARARLGSEPAPEPETCFTVQVMGSGERREYSQWPPPFAGQTWFLHGDERLRLQPPSHDATTTYDYNPLDPTPNCGGRTLNSFNGAAKDQRIREQRDDVLIWTSPPMTSDHTVIGTVEVELRIASDLADVDYFVRLCDVSPRGRSRNITDGLIRRCPSSPLDEGDGAATIRLTLAPTAHCFRAGHAIRLQVSSGAHPIVARNLGTGEPVGTSETARTSHHVLHVLGSKLTVPVVD
- a CDS encoding DUF2945 domain-containing protein, translated to MSDDFRVGDHVRWNSEAGEVSGVIIEKHTHDTEYKGHLRRCSPDNPQYSIQSDKTDHIAMHKGSALHRID